One window of Polyangium spumosum genomic DNA carries:
- a CDS encoding protein kinase domain-containing protein translates to MALDTQTATGSASKLGKYELTREMAGSGVASTWLARTEGSTKSYVVLRLHKHVTKKPEVAEAFLRDAKNGKLLSHANVVPMVETGVGDGEIFVVSEHFEGEPLSSLVANAKTAGIPLPVALRIGLEMLEGLAAAHAQSEPIAHGELSPFHVLVGKDGVTRVGGLGWARALAKLGPHGIMKQDRLAYAPPERVKAMSAATAGAPTGNIEPKGDVFAAAVILWELLAKQRLFASKMEAAVVQKVLSGPIQELSSVTIDGLPASVEEALPKALERDPAKRASLDALLEAFRSIPAGELAKPEDVGAVVEKLASKAPAAPAASPAAPKPGPAAPVRPPQSTVVGVATPAANGKAPLGAKTPAVTAPAPAAKKDESAAPGASPLPKLGAPKPMVRQKTLVGGVEPPKPAVSVPKPGGKPEPVAEAKEPAEVKAADKPEAAPAAEAKKPPAPPPPKVPPPPKLGLPKPPAPPVVGAKPELPKPPPARPIAESLPGEDVEIDEDSGMFKAEALKAEAKDTPKPEAKDTPKPDEPKAEAKAPEEAKAEEPKVEDKPEHVVATKSEMPTVVTKTPTTGPSSADSDNADAPVSRTKATALDRLKPGSTLGRYEILLRVAKGGMASVWAARLQGSRGFQKTVAIKTMLPDVSDDPDFETMFLDEARVAARIRHPNVVEIFDLGEQDDILYIVMEWVEGDTLSTVQKAAKTLGGIPQNIILRLASQICAGLHAAHELRDDNGALVDLVHRDISPGNILISTSGFAKIADFGVAKSRGRLYVTRAEGVVKGKTPYLSPEQLGGLPLDRRSDLFSLGVLLYVMVTGLHPFRGETEFKTVENIALKDPIPPRELVPSIHADFEKVILKALEKDRTKRYSTAAEMQRALDQVASQVGSPITDEDVADFVRKVIGEANAKRAAELRAAIAAADANLAAERLSIPPPLDGPKVDSKPDVPAAKAGEISDSAVTNELPAPGLDVPAAPPPARLETLPSVPVPTAAQPTATDDDDPLVAAQAAQKKKRTIMVVGGIAAVAIAGVVMAFSGGGDKPETPAPTTTEQAPTAEAAPTPTPTEAKQPEPPPTAEAPKPEEPKPEEPKPEEPAAETPPPEPTQAATAVNKAPTTWKAPTTKTVRPPSTGTSKTTNKTTKKTPKFDPTGI, encoded by the coding sequence ATGGCGCTCGATACTCAGACTGCCACTGGATCGGCATCGAAGCTCGGCAAATACGAGTTGACGCGGGAGATGGCCGGCAGTGGCGTGGCGTCCACCTGGCTCGCTCGAACCGAAGGCAGCACGAAGAGCTACGTCGTGCTCCGTCTTCACAAGCACGTCACGAAGAAGCCGGAGGTCGCCGAGGCTTTCCTGCGTGACGCGAAGAACGGCAAGCTGCTCTCGCACGCGAACGTGGTGCCGATGGTGGAGACGGGCGTCGGCGACGGCGAGATCTTCGTCGTCTCGGAACACTTCGAAGGGGAGCCGCTCTCGTCGCTCGTCGCGAACGCGAAGACCGCCGGCATCCCGCTGCCCGTCGCGCTGCGCATCGGCCTCGAGATGCTGGAAGGGCTCGCGGCCGCGCACGCGCAGAGCGAGCCGATCGCGCACGGAGAGCTGAGCCCGTTCCACGTGCTCGTGGGCAAGGACGGCGTGACGCGCGTCGGCGGCCTCGGCTGGGCGCGGGCCCTCGCCAAGCTCGGACCACACGGGATCATGAAGCAGGACCGGCTCGCCTACGCGCCGCCCGAGCGGGTGAAGGCGATGAGCGCCGCGACGGCCGGCGCGCCGACGGGCAACATCGAGCCCAAAGGTGACGTGTTCGCCGCAGCCGTGATCCTGTGGGAGCTGCTCGCCAAGCAGCGGCTCTTCGCCTCGAAGATGGAGGCCGCCGTCGTGCAGAAGGTCCTCTCGGGGCCGATCCAGGAGCTGTCGTCGGTGACGATCGACGGCCTGCCGGCCTCCGTGGAAGAGGCGCTGCCGAAGGCGCTCGAGCGTGATCCCGCGAAACGCGCGTCGCTCGATGCCCTGCTCGAGGCGTTCCGCAGCATCCCCGCGGGAGAGCTCGCGAAGCCCGAGGACGTGGGCGCGGTCGTGGAGAAGCTCGCCTCGAAGGCGCCCGCAGCGCCGGCCGCGTCGCCCGCAGCGCCGAAGCCGGGACCCGCCGCGCCCGTGCGTCCGCCGCAGTCGACGGTCGTCGGCGTCGCGACGCCCGCAGCCAACGGCAAGGCGCCGCTCGGCGCGAAGACGCCCGCCGTGACGGCGCCCGCGCCCGCCGCCAAAAAAGACGAAAGCGCCGCGCCCGGAGCTTCGCCTTTGCCGAAGCTCGGCGCGCCGAAGCCGATGGTCCGTCAGAAGACGCTCGTCGGCGGCGTCGAGCCACCGAAGCCCGCGGTCTCCGTGCCGAAGCCCGGCGGCAAGCCCGAGCCAGTGGCAGAAGCGAAGGAGCCCGCCGAGGTGAAGGCCGCGGACAAACCCGAGGCCGCGCCGGCCGCGGAGGCGAAGAAGCCGCCCGCGCCGCCGCCGCCGAAGGTGCCGCCGCCGCCGAAGCTCGGTCTGCCGAAGCCCCCGGCCCCGCCCGTGGTCGGCGCGAAGCCCGAGCTCCCCAAGCCGCCGCCGGCCCGCCCGATCGCGGAGTCGCTGCCCGGAGAGGACGTCGAGATCGACGAGGACTCCGGCATGTTCAAGGCCGAGGCGCTGAAGGCCGAGGCGAAGGACACGCCGAAGCCCGAGGCGAAGGACACGCCGAAGCCCGACGAGCCCAAGGCCGAAGCCAAGGCGCCCGAGGAGGCCAAGGCCGAGGAGCCGAAGGTCGAGGACAAACCCGAGCACGTCGTGGCGACGAAGTCGGAGATGCCGACCGTCGTCACGAAGACGCCGACGACCGGCCCCTCGTCGGCCGACAGCGACAACGCCGACGCGCCCGTCTCGCGCACGAAGGCGACCGCGCTCGACCGCCTCAAGCCGGGCAGCACGCTCGGGCGTTACGAGATCCTGCTGCGCGTCGCGAAGGGCGGCATGGCGTCCGTCTGGGCCGCGCGCCTGCAAGGATCACGCGGCTTCCAGAAGACCGTCGCGATCAAGACGATGCTGCCGGACGTCTCCGACGATCCGGATTTCGAGACGATGTTCCTCGACGAGGCGCGCGTCGCGGCCCGGATCCGGCACCCGAACGTGGTCGAGATCTTCGACCTCGGCGAGCAGGACGACATCCTCTACATCGTGATGGAGTGGGTCGAGGGCGACACGCTCAGCACGGTGCAGAAGGCGGCGAAGACGCTCGGCGGGATCCCGCAGAACATCATCCTGCGCCTCGCCTCGCAGATCTGCGCGGGCCTGCACGCCGCGCACGAGCTGCGCGACGACAACGGCGCCCTCGTCGATCTCGTCCACCGCGACATCTCGCCGGGCAACATCCTGATCTCGACGTCCGGCTTCGCGAAGATCGCCGACTTCGGGGTCGCGAAATCGCGCGGGCGGCTCTACGTCACGCGCGCCGAGGGCGTCGTCAAAGGCAAGACGCCGTATCTCTCGCCCGAGCAGCTCGGCGGCCTGCCGCTCGATCGTCGCAGCGACCTCTTCTCGCTCGGCGTGCTGCTCTACGTGATGGTCACCGGCCTGCACCCGTTCCGCGGGGAGACGGAGTTCAAGACGGTCGAGAACATCGCGCTGAAGGATCCGATCCCGCCGCGCGAGCTCGTACCGAGCATCCACGCGGACTTCGAGAAGGTGATCCTGAAGGCGCTCGAGAAGGACCGGACGAAGCGCTACTCGACGGCCGCCGAGATGCAACGCGCGCTCGATCAAGTCGCGTCGCAGGTCGGCTCGCCGATCACGGACGAGGACGTCGCGGACTTCGTGCGCAAGGTGATCGGCGAGGCGAACGCGAAACGCGCCGCCGAGCTGCGCGCCGCGATCGCCGCAGCCGACGCGAACCTCGCCGCAGAACGCCTGAGCATCCCGCCGCCCCTCGACGGGCCGAAGGTCGACTCGAAGCCGGACGTCCCGGCGGCGAAGGCCGGCGAGATCTCGGACAGCGCCGTGACGAACGAGCTGCCCGCGCCAGGCCTCGACGTACCGGCCGCGCCGCCCCCGGCGCGTCTCGAGACGCTGCCGAGCGTGCCGGTCCCGACGGCCGCGCAGCCGACCGCGACGGACGACGACGATCCGCTCGTCGCAGCGCAGGCGGCGCAGAAGAAAAAGCGCACGATCATGGTCGTCGGTGGCATCGCCGCCGTCGCGATCGCCGGGGTCGTCATGGCCTTCTCGGGCGGCGGGGACAAACCCGAGACACCAGCGCCGACAACGACGGAGCAAGCGCCCACCGCAGAAGCCGCGCCGACGCCGACGCCGACGGAGGCGAAGCAGCCCGAGCCGCCGCCGACGGCCGAGGCGCCGAAGCCCGAGGAGCCGAAGCCCGAGGAGCCGAAGCCCGAGGAGCCCGCCGCCGAGACGCCGCCGCCCGAGCCGACGCAGGCTGCCACCGCCGTCAACAAGGCGCCGACCACGTGGAAGGCGCCCACGACGAAGACCGTTCGTCCGCCGTCCACCGGGACGAGCAAGACGACGAACAAGACCACCAAGAAAACCCCCAAGTTCGATCCCACCGGAATCTGA